Proteins from one Deltaproteobacteria bacterium genomic window:
- a CDS encoding thiamine pyrophosphate-binding protein — protein sequence MPSEGEQMKTGGEAVVETLTRFGVEMMFGLPGEQTHIYDAIYRRPGIRHVLVRHEQAAAHMADAYARTTGKVGICDATVGPGATNLISGIAEASNSGIPVIALISDIRTDWRGRDSFQEIDQVGVFKPVTKKVFSVDHVARIPEFLARAFQVATTGRPGPVLVNLPLDVLKGAHGFSPSEQEVDQRYGWFPANRLTPPREDVAAAVRLLLTATRPIILAGGGTIASGATEEVRELAELLGIPVATTFMGKGTLAEDHPLCLGPFGLLGRPSTNEYVLGADLALALGTRFTNVDTAAWRVPDKKTRIVQIDIEPTQIGRNYFTDQALPGDIKAVLRSMLDIIEADGALATSHSQQEEASALTSRWREEIGIDSAVARDNEASPVHPLQVIRALRNTMSAEDVLVCDSGFNQIWGGQYFEVRRPGRTYMGPRGFGVMGFSLPAAIAHSLAKPDERVVALCGDGGFAMVIQELETALRNGAGITVCIMNNSNLQYIRENQRLLHESRFISTEFSELDYASISRAFGCMGIRVERRGDLEGALSEALASKLPAVVDVRVMGDVVPDRMSLQALS from the coding sequence ATGCCGAGCGAGGGCGAGCAAATGAAGACCGGTGGAGAAGCCGTGGTGGAGACGCTGACGAGGTTCGGCGTCGAGATGATGTTCGGATTGCCCGGCGAACAGACACACATCTACGATGCCATCTATCGCCGACCTGGAATTCGTCATGTGTTGGTTCGGCACGAACAGGCCGCCGCCCACATGGCGGATGCCTACGCGCGGACGACGGGCAAGGTGGGAATCTGCGATGCCACGGTCGGGCCGGGTGCCACCAACCTGATCAGCGGGATTGCGGAAGCCTCCAACTCCGGCATCCCCGTCATCGCCCTGATCTCGGACATCCGGACCGATTGGCGAGGACGGGATTCGTTCCAGGAGATCGACCAGGTCGGCGTCTTCAAGCCCGTCACCAAGAAGGTCTTCTCCGTGGATCACGTGGCGCGTATCCCGGAGTTCCTGGCACGCGCTTTTCAAGTCGCCACCACGGGCAGACCCGGCCCCGTACTCGTGAACCTTCCGCTGGACGTGCTCAAGGGTGCGCACGGCTTCAGTCCGTCGGAACAGGAGGTGGACCAGCGCTACGGCTGGTTTCCGGCGAACCGGCTCACACCGCCGAGGGAAGATGTTGCCGCCGCCGTGCGTCTGTTGCTGACTGCGACACGTCCGATCATACTGGCCGGAGGTGGGACCATCGCATCGGGCGCAACGGAAGAAGTCCGGGAACTCGCGGAGTTGCTGGGCATCCCCGTCGCCACCACCTTCATGGGCAAGGGGACGCTGGCGGAGGACCACCCGTTGTGCCTCGGTCCCTTCGGTCTGTTGGGCCGTCCATCCACCAACGAATATGTTCTGGGCGCGGACCTCGCCCTAGCCCTGGGGACGCGGTTCACCAATGTCGACACCGCCGCGTGGCGAGTTCCAGACAAGAAGACGCGGATCGTCCAAATCGATATCGAACCGACCCAGATCGGCCGCAACTACTTTACGGACCAGGCCCTGCCGGGTGACATCAAAGCCGTTCTTCGCTCCATGCTGGACATCATCGAAGCCGACGGCGCCCTCGCCACCAGTCATTCGCAACAGGAGGAGGCTTCCGCGCTCACGTCGCGATGGCGCGAGGAAATCGGCATCGACTCGGCCGTGGCCCGGGACAATGAGGCGTCGCCCGTCCACCCGCTGCAGGTCATTCGCGCGTTGCGCAACACCATGAGCGCCGAAGACGTTCTTGTCTGCGATTCGGGCTTCAACCAGATCTGGGGCGGACAATATTTCGAAGTTCGGAGACCGGGGCGGACCTACATGGGGCCGCGCGGCTTCGGAGTCATGGGGTTCTCCCTGCCGGCCGCCATTGCGCATTCCCTGGCGAAACCCGACGAGAGAGTCGTAGCCTTGTGCGGCGACGGCGGTTTCGCGATGGTTATCCAGGAGCTGGAGACGGCGCTTCGCAATGGCGCCGGAATCACCGTTTGCATCATGAACAACTCGAACCTCCAGTACATCAGGGAGAATCAGCGGTTGCTTCACGAGTCTCGGTTCATCTCGACGGAGTTTTCCGAGCTCGACTATGCGTCGATTTCGCGCGCGTTCGGCTGCATGGGGATACGGGTGGAGCGCCGCGGCGACCTGGAGGGCGCCTTGTCGGAGGCCCTCGCGAGCAAGCTGCCGGCCGTCGTGGACGTGCGCGTCATGGGCGATGTCGTTCCCGACAGAATGAGCCTCCAGGCGTTGAGCTGA
- a CDS encoding tripartite tricarboxylate transporter permease — protein sequence MYADPDALILALTQLTQPVSIVLLIGGIVLGLVIGILPGLGPPIAIALALPFTFYLDPVPSLILLLGIYSAAIYGGSISAIAVGIPGTGAAIATVEDGHKMFKAGRGGEALGLSLTGSIIGGLVSVVCLAFISPLLSELAVKFGPREYLAVSVFGLVVVVRVAGESLAKGLLVGGLGIFLTTWGLDELNGTERYTFGSYHFYDGLPLVPFLVGLFAMSEVLIGAERALQTVEFTEASLTVRLPGLKTLGRMKELLFRSSIIGTVIGIIPGEGAAVGAFFAYSEAKRRSKEPERFGTGIPEGVVAPETANNATVGGALVPTLTLGVPGSPAAAVLLGAFLIHGLAPGPSLFSERPDLMYSIFIGLFLINILMMFIGLVAIRFAARLITVPTAVIVPTVMLLSFVGIYAVSNSFFNVGVLLAAGILGYVVRKLGYSIAPLSIGFVLGPILENSLRQSLTVADGSVAEFFNTPIGLFIYAALALTVLWGPVTAWFRRRNAGGVEG from the coding sequence ATGTACGCGGATCCCGACGCTCTCATCCTTGCGCTTACGCAACTCACGCAGCCGGTCAGCATCGTCCTGTTGATAGGCGGCATCGTCCTCGGCCTGGTCATAGGGATACTGCCGGGTCTCGGCCCGCCGATAGCCATCGCGCTGGCGCTGCCCTTCACCTTCTACCTCGACCCGGTTCCCTCGCTGATCCTGCTGTTGGGGATCTATTCCGCGGCGATTTACGGCGGTTCGATCTCTGCCATCGCAGTGGGAATCCCCGGCACCGGCGCCGCCATTGCCACGGTGGAGGACGGCCACAAGATGTTCAAGGCCGGTCGCGGGGGCGAGGCGCTGGGCCTGTCGCTCACCGGCTCCATCATCGGCGGACTGGTCAGCGTCGTGTGCCTCGCGTTCATCTCGCCGTTGCTCAGTGAGCTGGCGGTCAAGTTCGGCCCGCGCGAGTACCTCGCCGTCAGCGTCTTCGGCCTTGTGGTGGTGGTGCGCGTGGCGGGCGAGAGTCTGGCCAAGGGCCTCCTGGTCGGAGGCTTGGGGATCTTCCTGACGACCTGGGGGCTCGATGAGCTGAATGGCACGGAGCGCTACACCTTCGGCAGCTATCACTTCTACGACGGCTTGCCGCTTGTGCCGTTTCTCGTGGGGCTCTTCGCCATGTCCGAAGTGCTGATCGGGGCGGAGCGCGCCCTTCAGACGGTCGAGTTCACCGAAGCGAGCCTCACCGTCAGGCTGCCCGGGTTGAAAACGCTTGGAAGAATGAAGGAGCTCCTTTTTCGTTCGTCGATCATCGGCACGGTGATCGGCATCATCCCGGGCGAGGGCGCGGCGGTGGGCGCGTTCTTCGCCTATTCCGAGGCCAAGCGGCGCTCGAAAGAGCCGGAGAGATTCGGTACCGGGATTCCGGAAGGGGTCGTCGCTCCGGAGACCGCGAACAACGCGACCGTCGGCGGCGCGCTTGTACCGACGTTGACGCTGGGCGTTCCGGGTAGTCCCGCCGCGGCGGTATTGCTGGGCGCGTTCCTCATACACGGGCTGGCGCCGGGGCCGAGCCTGTTCTCGGAACGGCCGGACTTGATGTACTCGATCTTCATCGGCCTCTTCCTCATCAACATCCTGATGATGTTCATCGGACTCGTGGCGATCCGTTTCGCGGCGCGATTGATCACGGTGCCGACGGCGGTGATCGTGCCCACGGTGATGCTGTTGTCCTTCGTCGGCATCTACGCCGTTTCCAACAGCTTCTTCAATGTCGGCGTTCTGCTCGCCGCCGGCATATTGGGCTACGTCGTTCGAAAGCTCGGTTACTCCATCGCACCGCTGTCCATCGGTTTCGTTTTGGGTCCGATACTGGAAAACTCGCTCCGGCAGTCTCTGACCGTGGCGGACGGCAGCGTCGCGGAGTTTTTCAACACGCCCATCGGCTTGTTTATCTACGCCGCGCTGGCGCTGACGGTCCTCTGGGGTCCCGTGACCGCGTGGTTCCGGCGCCGCAACGCCGGCGGGGTCGAAGGGTAG
- a CDS encoding tripartite tricarboxylate transporter TctB family protein — MPFAVPSKASNMLTQRLANIVFAIVVVVACGYFGVLAEGFETTGLLASSGLPSKFFPQLMLGFTALCAAVVGVLYALRGSAGNDARRTVFRDAGDARRGLLMLAVAVLCYLVWFSVGFLPMAVLLGPVSLLAMGIRSIRIYVTVLVLTGLVYAVFTQFLGVQFT; from the coding sequence GTGCCGTTCGCCGTCCCGTCGAAGGCATCGAACATGCTGACCCAACGTCTGGCAAACATCGTCTTTGCAATCGTTGTGGTCGTGGCTTGCGGCTACTTCGGCGTGCTTGCGGAAGGGTTCGAGACCACCGGATTGCTGGCAAGTTCCGGTTTGCCGTCGAAGTTCTTCCCGCAGCTGATGCTGGGCTTCACGGCCCTGTGCGCGGCCGTCGTGGGCGTCTTGTACGCGCTGCGCGGTTCCGCCGGCAACGACGCGAGGCGGACGGTGTTCCGCGACGCCGGGGATGCGCGGCGCGGCCTCCTCATGCTTGCCGTCGCGGTCTTGTGCTACCTCGTCTGGTTCAGCGTCGGGTTCTTGCCCATGGCGGTTCTGCTGGGACCCGTAAGTCTCCTCGCCATGGGCATCCGCTCCATTCGGATCTACGTCACGGTGCTCGTTCTGACCGGGCTTGTCTACGCCGTCTTTACCCAGTTTCTCGGTGTTCAATTCACCTAG
- a CDS encoding tripartite tricarboxylate transporter substrate binding protein, translating into MKLKTMAIATLAALGLSAGAALAAYPDKPITIVVSFAAGGNADIMARLNAKALSEKLGVPVNVLNKPGGAHIPATMSVLEKPADGYTLFNWSPPSFMIVPLTRKVPYNPLEDFIPLMAGISASNALYVRADSPYKTFEEFITGAKAKKLTIGVNNLGAPPNLSAVQLASEFGLEFKTLALKTVPATMAGLIGGQVDVAVGQVASIHKYGDKVRPLIILDNNRKAFFKKDLPDVRTVGEAFPGKEAAVWVHGGMAVKAGTPREVIDKLLAAMEVLNTDEFRAQIPKSVSYHWIHGPEAVRKNIQFGIDLYSPILDSLGLLRK; encoded by the coding sequence ATGAAGTTGAAAACCATGGCCATCGCCACTTTGGCCGCATTGGGTCTCAGTGCTGGTGCCGCGCTGGCCGCGTATCCGGACAAGCCCATCACCATCGTCGTGTCCTTCGCGGCAGGGGGAAACGCCGACATCATGGCCCGGCTGAATGCCAAGGCCCTCAGCGAGAAGCTCGGCGTGCCGGTCAATGTCTTGAACAAACCCGGCGGCGCGCATATCCCGGCTACGATGAGCGTCCTGGAAAAGCCGGCCGATGGCTACACCCTGTTCAACTGGTCGCCGCCGAGCTTCATGATCGTGCCGCTGACCCGCAAGGTCCCCTACAATCCGCTGGAGGACTTCATACCGCTGATGGCCGGCATTTCGGCCTCGAACGCGCTGTATGTTCGCGCGGACAGCCCGTACAAGACCTTCGAGGAGTTCATCACGGGTGCCAAGGCCAAGAAACTGACCATCGGCGTGAACAACCTCGGCGCGCCGCCCAACCTCAGCGCGGTGCAGCTCGCCAGCGAATTCGGCCTGGAATTCAAGACGCTGGCGCTCAAGACCGTACCCGCGACCATGGCGGGCCTGATCGGCGGTCAGGTGGATGTAGCCGTGGGGCAGGTGGCTTCCATCCACAAGTACGGCGACAAGGTGCGCCCGCTGATCATCCTCGACAACAACCGCAAAGCCTTTTTCAAGAAGGACCTCCCCGATGTACGTACCGTGGGTGAAGCCTTCCCGGGCAAGGAAGCGGCGGTGTGGGTCCATGGCGGCATGGCGGTGAAGGCCGGCACCCCGCGGGAGGTCATCGACAAGCTGCTTGCGGCCATGGAAGTGCTCAACACCGACGAGTTCCGCGCCCAAATTCCGAAGAGCGTCAGCTATCACTGGATCCACGGACCGGAGGCGGTGAGAAAGAACATTCAGTTCGGCATCGACCTCTATTCGCCTATCCTCGACAGCCTCGGCCTGTTGCGCAAGTAG
- a CDS encoding molybdopterin-dependent oxidoreductase, which produces MADYSIVGKPVDRRDAVQKVTGRALHVGNMEPPGLLQVAVLRSPHPHAHIVRIDKSRAEVHPGVVAVLTGADIAAMPGITPYHGPAFADQPVLAIDRVRHEGEQVVAVAAENRRAAEEALELVEVEYEPLPVVRDVLDAIKPDAPIVHDEIRPSGAFADLAHVKAGDRSNICYHYKLRKGDVDKAFVEADRIFEDVFTAPPAQHVPMEPHVSLAYVDEGGRINIHTASQSPSFVRGELARMLGVPMNRIRVRVPYLGGGYGAKLYNKLEPIVAILAMRTGRPVKYSLSREEEFQTVTKHGVVVKLKTAVKGSAMTARKCEVYWDTGAFAEIGPRIVHKSGYTSSGPYKIPNVSIDSYCVYTNKPPAGPFRGFGVPQVIWAYDSQMDIVARGLGADPVEFRLEHALEEGDLFVTGTPVHACGLKEAVRRAADAVGWDSTAAAPGNEPPLPEEAQQTTEAAGTEQPGKTVSGTKRRGKGIACGVKAVLTPSISGAIVILNADGSANVLSSTVEMGQGSESLLSQIAAEELGISFDKVHVVQPDTDVTPYDTISAGSRSTYHMGNAVRTAAANVKAELFEAVAGKLEIDAADLEARDGRVFVRGAEELGMTVAEAFMAKFGSLGTTMVGEGLCQPVVTPTDPETGLSDKCTEYWFASASAVEVEVDLETGRLEVLQFHAAGDAGTAINPKYCEQQLVGAATMHLGLTLFEQMVFQDGQLLNGSLLDYQIASIKDVPAACHPIVVQVPHKDGPFGAKGIGETGALTVAAAVANALEDAVGVRLRDIPLTAERIHQALKAAGK; this is translated from the coding sequence GTGGCGGACTATTCCATCGTCGGCAAGCCGGTCGACCGCCGGGACGCCGTCCAGAAGGTGACAGGGCGGGCGCTCCACGTGGGCAACATGGAGCCGCCCGGGCTGCTGCAGGTGGCGGTGCTCCGGAGTCCACACCCGCACGCGCACATCGTGCGCATCGACAAGTCCCGGGCCGAGGTCCATCCGGGTGTCGTCGCGGTGCTTACGGGCGCGGACATCGCCGCCATGCCCGGCATCACGCCCTACCACGGGCCGGCGTTCGCGGACCAGCCGGTGCTGGCCATCGACCGGGTGCGCCACGAAGGCGAGCAGGTGGTGGCGGTGGCGGCGGAGAACCGGCGCGCGGCGGAGGAGGCGCTGGAGCTCGTGGAAGTGGAATACGAGCCGCTGCCGGTGGTGCGGGACGTGCTCGACGCCATCAAGCCGGACGCCCCCATCGTCCACGACGAGATCCGCCCCTCCGGAGCGTTCGCGGACCTGGCCCACGTCAAGGCCGGCGACCGCTCCAACATCTGCTACCACTACAAGCTGCGCAAGGGCGACGTGGACAAGGCCTTCGTCGAGGCCGACCGCATCTTCGAGGACGTGTTCACGGCGCCGCCGGCCCAGCACGTTCCCATGGAGCCGCACGTGTCGCTGGCCTACGTGGACGAGGGCGGGCGCATCAACATCCACACCGCCAGCCAGTCGCCGTCCTTCGTGCGCGGGGAGCTGGCGCGCATGCTGGGCGTGCCAATGAACCGCATCCGGGTGCGGGTGCCTTATCTGGGCGGCGGCTACGGCGCCAAGCTCTACAACAAGCTCGAGCCGATCGTGGCGATACTGGCCATGAGGACGGGCCGGCCCGTCAAGTACAGCCTGAGCCGCGAGGAGGAATTCCAGACCGTCACCAAGCACGGCGTGGTGGTGAAGCTCAAGACCGCGGTCAAGGGCTCGGCCATGACCGCGCGCAAGTGCGAGGTCTACTGGGACACGGGCGCCTTCGCCGAGATCGGTCCGCGCATCGTTCACAAGTCGGGCTACACCTCCTCCGGGCCGTACAAGATCCCCAACGTCTCCATCGATTCCTATTGCGTCTACACCAACAAGCCGCCGGCCGGGCCGTTTCGCGGTTTCGGCGTGCCCCAGGTCATCTGGGCCTACGACTCGCAGATGGACATCGTCGCCCGGGGCCTGGGCGCGGACCCGGTGGAGTTCCGGCTCGAACACGCGCTGGAGGAGGGGGACCTGTTCGTCACCGGGACGCCGGTCCATGCCTGCGGGCTGAAGGAAGCGGTGCGGCGGGCGGCGGACGCCGTGGGCTGGGACAGCACGGCGGCGGCTCCTGGCAATGAGCCGCCTCTTCCGGAGGAGGCGCAACAGACAACCGAGGCGGCGGGGACGGAGCAGCCCGGGAAAACCGTCTCGGGTACCAAGCGCCGCGGCAAGGGCATCGCCTGCGGCGTCAAGGCGGTGCTCACGCCGTCCATCTCCGGGGCCATCGTCATCCTCAATGCCGACGGCAGCGCCAACGTGCTGAGCAGCACCGTCGAGATGGGCCAGGGCTCCGAGAGCCTGCTGTCGCAGATCGCGGCCGAGGAGCTGGGGATCTCCTTCGACAAGGTGCACGTGGTCCAGCCCGACACCGACGTCACGCCCTACGACACCATCAGCGCGGGCAGCCGCTCCACCTACCACATGGGCAACGCCGTGCGCACCGCCGCGGCCAACGTCAAGGCGGAACTGTTCGAGGCGGTGGCCGGCAAGCTCGAGATCGACGCCGCCGACCTGGAAGCGCGCGACGGCCGCGTGTTCGTGCGCGGCGCCGAAGAGTTGGGGATGACCGTCGCCGAGGCGTTCATGGCCAAGTTCGGCAGCCTCGGCACCACCATGGTGGGGGAGGGCCTGTGCCAGCCCGTGGTGACGCCCACGGACCCCGAGACCGGCCTGTCCGACAAGTGCACCGAGTACTGGTTCGCCTCGGCCAGCGCGGTGGAAGTCGAGGTGGACCTGGAGACCGGCCGCCTGGAGGTGCTGCAGTTCCACGCCGCGGGCGACGCCGGCACCGCCATCAACCCCAAGTACTGCGAGCAGCAGCTCGTGGGCGCGGCCACCATGCACCTGGGCCTGACGCTGTTCGAGCAGATGGTGTTCCAGGACGGGCAGCTCCTCAACGGTTCCCTGCTGGACTACCAGATCGCGTCCATCAAGGACGTGCCCGCCGCCTGCCACCCCATCGTGGTGCAGGTGCCCCACAAGGACGGCCCGTTCGGCGCCAAGGGCATCGGCGAGACCGGCGCCCTGACCGTGGCCGCCGCCGTGGCCAACGCGCTGGAGGACGCCGTGGGCGTGCGCCTGCGCGACATTCCGCTCACCGCCGAGAGGATCCACCAGGCGCTCAAGGCGGCGGGGAAGTGA
- a CDS encoding xanthine dehydrogenase family protein subunit M, whose amino-acid sequence MTIPAFDLLKPGSVAEASEMLLEHGDEARAIAGGTTLVILMKQRALRFSHLVDLQSIPGLERITDNDDGLSIGAMATHRSVERSPLVQRRAPALAQAFSHVGNVRIRETASVGGNLAHADYRLDPPPALLVLDAEVVLAKGEGTRLVPLKDFYRGMYETVLEPGEIVVEVHVPHLDAAARTAYSRFSSLSANDWPCIGVAALLSLDGDDVGELRLGLGGVAEAPLLAAGLDRFRGEHCSEELWDAVCDVVDPQISPVSDLRGSADYKREMTRVWIKRTLSALAAS is encoded by the coding sequence ATGACCATTCCCGCTTTCGACCTGCTGAAACCCGGCTCCGTGGCTGAAGCCAGCGAGATGCTTCTCGAACACGGCGACGAGGCGCGGGCCATCGCCGGGGGCACGACGCTCGTGATCCTGATGAAGCAGCGGGCGTTGCGCTTCTCCCATTTGGTGGACCTGCAGTCGATTCCGGGGCTCGAACGAATCACCGACAACGACGATGGCCTGAGCATCGGCGCGATGGCAACGCACCGGTCGGTGGAGCGCTCGCCGCTGGTGCAGCGCCGTGCGCCCGCGTTGGCACAGGCGTTCAGCCACGTGGGCAACGTGCGCATCCGGGAGACGGCTTCCGTGGGCGGGAATCTGGCCCATGCGGACTACCGGCTCGACCCGCCGCCGGCGCTTCTGGTTCTCGATGCGGAGGTGGTCCTGGCCAAGGGGGAGGGCACGCGGCTGGTCCCGCTCAAGGACTTCTACCGCGGCATGTACGAGACGGTGCTGGAGCCGGGCGAGATCGTGGTGGAGGTGCACGTGCCGCACCTGGACGCGGCGGCCCGGACGGCGTATTCGCGGTTCAGCTCGCTCTCGGCCAACGACTGGCCGTGCATCGGGGTGGCGGCGTTGCTGTCCCTGGATGGGGATGACGTTGGGGAGCTTCGGCTGGGCCTCGGCGGCGTGGCGGAAGCGCCGCTCTTGGCCGCCGGGCTGGACCGGTTCCGTGGGGAGCATTGTTCGGAAGAGCTTTGGGACGCGGTGTGCGACGTCGTCGACCCGCAGATTTCCCCGGTGTCGGACCTGCGCGGCAGCGCGGACTACAAGCGCGAAATGACCCGGGTTTGGATCAAGCGGACGCTCAGCGCCTTGGCGGCGTCGTGA
- a CDS encoding putative addiction module antidote protein, with the protein MARRTVPYEDILHQDLQDPAEAAAYLTAALEDRSGIGSDVFLLALRDVAKARGIRQLAEDTHLSRESLYRTLSRKGNPRFSTLEAVLESLGLRLSVEVMADTKLPPGRAGAAP; encoded by the coding sequence ATGGCGAGACGAACGGTTCCCTACGAAGACATCCTCCATCAAGACCTTCAGGACCCTGCGGAAGCTGCGGCCTATCTGACCGCTGCTCTTGAAGACAGGTCCGGAATCGGATCGGATGTCTTCCTGTTGGCGCTGCGCGATGTGGCGAAAGCCCGCGGCATCAGACAACTCGCGGAGGATACGCACTTGAGCCGTGAGAGCCTTTATCGGACGCTGTCGCGGAAGGGCAATCCCCGTTTCTCTACTCTTGAGGCTGTCTTGGAGAGCCTTGGGCTGAGGCTGTCGGTGGAAGTCATGGCGGACACCAAGCTCCCGCCGGGCAGAGCCGGTGCGGCGCCGTGA
- a CDS encoding type II toxin-antitoxin system RelE/ParE family toxin, protein MGETRLRQVVAYVTRDGAAPFADWLRHLGDRRARNGIRVRIARLRLGNLGDYKSVGGGVLELRVDIGPGYRVYIGQDGPRFILLLSGGTKRTQTEDIRKAQEYWADYLGG, encoded by the coding sequence ATGGGTGAGACACGTCTCCGACAGGTTGTGGCGTATGTGACGCGAGACGGGGCCGCCCCGTTCGCGGACTGGCTGCGGCATCTCGGGGACCGAAGGGCGCGAAACGGTATTCGGGTCAGGATTGCACGACTTCGCTTGGGCAATCTCGGTGACTACAAGTCTGTGGGTGGTGGTGTGTTGGAACTGCGTGTGGATATTGGTCCGGGTTATCGGGTGTATATTGGACAGGATGGGCCCCGTTTCATCCTCCTGCTGTCCGGCGGAACCAAGAGGACCCAGACGGAAGATATAAGGAAGGCTCAGGAGTATTGGGCGGACTATCTCGGAGGGTAG
- a CDS encoding efflux RND transporter periplasmic adaptor subunit, which produces MKRVAVTLVVLAVAGGVLYYLGIGPPLGLGPFEIGAAKGKPEQGNRGQGNSGQRNSGQRRGGGRAVTVKAEAVRVGDVEATLSYVGSLAANAAVTIAPKTSGRVAKLFVTVGERVKEGQLLGQLAKDELTEELREAQASLRVAQATLKGRQAELENIKRRQQNVKVLAGKQLVSREEVNNLETQVLSAESQVELTKAQMLQMQARLDNARIRLRHTEVRSPFAGHVSRRMVDRGALVSASTPLFEVVDIDRVKVGIAVVEGDYRKVSLGQPVAVKVDAYPDKRFNGTITRMSPVLDPQTRTGEVEIELDNPGGALKPGMFARTNIVVERKRGVLMVPEASPVKSGEGYGVFRLTDEGSKVERVEVTPGLNNGGWVEVTGDLRKGDRVVTLGSSLVRHGQQIRVAGDGPRAGARRGRRGAGREGRAGGGRGRAERTQNR; this is translated from the coding sequence GTGAAACGCGTGGCGGTCACTCTCGTCGTCCTGGCGGTCGCCGGCGGCGTGCTCTACTACCTGGGCATCGGGCCTCCGCTCGGCCTCGGGCCGTTTGAAATCGGCGCGGCCAAGGGTAAGCCCGAGCAGGGCAACCGCGGGCAGGGTAATTCCGGACAGCGCAACTCGGGACAGCGTCGCGGCGGCGGCCGCGCGGTCACCGTCAAGGCCGAGGCGGTTCGGGTGGGGGACGTCGAGGCGACATTGAGCTACGTGGGCTCGTTGGCGGCCAACGCGGCGGTCACCATCGCGCCCAAGACCTCGGGCCGGGTCGCCAAGCTGTTCGTCACCGTGGGCGAGCGCGTCAAGGAGGGCCAACTGCTGGGGCAGCTCGCGAAGGATGAGCTCACGGAGGAGTTGCGCGAGGCGCAGGCGTCGCTTCGGGTGGCCCAAGCCACGCTCAAGGGCCGCCAGGCGGAACTGGAGAACATCAAACGGCGCCAGCAGAACGTCAAGGTGCTGGCGGGCAAACAACTCGTGTCCCGTGAGGAGGTGAACAACCTGGAGACCCAGGTGCTGTCCGCCGAGTCCCAGGTGGAGCTGACCAAGGCCCAGATGCTGCAGATGCAGGCGCGACTGGACAACGCCCGCATTCGTCTGCGGCACACCGAGGTCCGCTCGCCGTTCGCGGGTCACGTGAGCCGCCGCATGGTGGACCGCGGCGCCCTCGTGAGTGCCAGCACTCCCTTGTTCGAGGTCGTGGACATCGACCGGGTCAAGGTCGGCATTGCCGTGGTGGAGGGGGACTACCGCAAGGTTTCCCTGGGACAGCCGGTCGCCGTCAAGGTCGACGCCTACCCGGACAAGCGCTTCAACGGCACCATCACGCGCATGTCGCCGGTCCTCGACCCGCAGACGCGCACGGGCGAGGTGGAGATCGAGCTCGACAATCCCGGCGGGGCGCTCAAGCCCGGCATGTTCGCGCGTACGAACATCGTGGTGGAGCGCAAACGCGGCGTTCTGATGGTGCCGGAAGCCTCGCCGGTGAAGTCCGGCGAGGGGTACGGCGTGTTCCGGCTGACGGACGAAGGCAGCAAGGTCGAACGCGTGGAAGTCACGCCGGGCCTGAACAACGGCGGTTGGGTGGAGGTGACGGGAGACCTGCGCAAGGGGGACCGGGTTGTCACCCTGGGCAGCAGCCTCGTGCGCCACGGCCAGCAAATCCGGGTTGCCGGCGACGGCCCGCGCGCGGGTGCCCGCCGTGGGCGGCGGGGGGCCGGGCGGGAAGGCCGGGCGGGCGGCGGTCGCGGCCGCGCGGAAAGGACGCAAAACCGATGA